The Paenibacillus antri genomic sequence CAGGGAACGCGCTCACGTATTCGGCGGCCCGGGACAAGCCGGCGGCCCCACCGGCGCACCCGAGCCCCCAGATCGGCGTCCGCTTGACGTCCGGACGCAGCCCCAGCCGGTTGAACAGGCGCGCGTCGATGCTGGGCGTCGCCGTGCCGGTCGTCGTGACGAAGAGAATGTGGTCGACTGCGGTCGGCTCGACGCCTGCGCGCTCCAGGCAGTTCCGGGCCGCCTGTTCCGCAAGCGAGGAGGCGTGTTCGACGAACATCCAGTTCTTCTCTTCCGCATCGTGCGGGACCAGAAACCATTCCAGCGGCATGCAGAAGTGACGCGCGACGATTCCGCTATTATCGAAAATAGGCAACAACCGGTCCAATTGCGGAACGCTGGCGCCGAACATATGCCGGACCAATTCCTTGACGTCGGCTTGGGGAACGCGGAAATCGGGGACGGCCGTACCGATGGCGGCGATCGTCGCATGCAGCATCGTGACACCTCGCTATTCGAATTCGTCATCCTAGGTTTTCCAGTCGGCCGGATTCCTTATGCATCGCGGGAGACGGTATACGTCGTCCCGCCAGCCATGATATATTTTCCAAGAGGGGTGGGGCGGAATGGAGTTTCGTCTATCGGCGGGCGGCGCGAACTACGCGATCGAGCACGTTACGACGAATGTCATGCGGAATCGGCGGAACGAAGCCGTCGCGATGCACCGGCATCCGGTGTTTCATCTGATTTACGTGCTGGAGGGGAAGGGGAAGGTAACGGTCGGCGGCACCGAAACGACGGCGGCGCCGGGACTGCTGTATATTATTAATCCGAACGTGCCTCATAGCTTCTTGTTCGGCGACGGAGAGCCGCTGACCGATCTGGAATGCACGTTCCGGCTGTTGGACGAACGGGAGGAGCCGGCGGAGGTCGATTTCTTCGACTTGGTCGAGACGTCCCGGGGGCGGCGCTTGCCGGAAGAGTTCCGCTCGCAGCCGTTCCGCGTGCCTGAGCGGATGAAGCCGCTGCTGACGGAAGGCTTCGAGCGCGTCCTCGAGCTGTACCGGAGTCCGCTGACGCGGGGCAGCCTCGCTTTGGCGGTCGCGGACCTGTTATCGCGGGCGGAAGCCGTCGCGTTCGGCGCGAGCCGCGAGGAGGAGGCCCTCGATTCGTCGGAGGCGTTGATCGAC encodes the following:
- a CDS encoding AraC family transcriptional regulator, which encodes MEFRLSAGGANYAIEHVTTNVMRNRRNEAVAMHRHPVFHLIYVLEGKGKVTVGGTETTAAPGLLYIINPNVPHSFLFGDGEPLTDLECTFRLLDEREEPAEVDFFDLVETSRGRRLPEEFRSQPFRVPERMKPLLTEGFERVLELYRSPLTRGSLALAVADLLSRAEAVAFGASREEEALDSSEALIDSVKQFLQANRGRPVTLGETADFAHMTPNYLCRVFKERTGETPMGYLQAARMREAEKLLALTDLPVYTIAEKLGYEEPSYFARVFRRATGESPQAFRKRLLARNRIK